The Ovis aries strain OAR_USU_Benz2616 breed Rambouillet chromosome X, ARS-UI_Ramb_v3.0, whole genome shotgun sequence genomic sequence CACATATGTGGGCAGAATCACGTCTCCTGTTCCCGttgttctctggcactcagcacAGAGCTGCCCCCTCGGCCCCCCGCACCCATCTGCACCCCCCACTGCAGTGACCTCACCACCTCCTTAGGGCCAGAAGTCGCTCCTGCCTTTCGATGCCAGGCGCAGCCTTACCCTGTGTCTCTGCTGCCTCCACACTTCTCACCCTGCCTGAACCCGGGGGCTGGCGGGCGCTGCATCTCTCCTGGCTGCTGCTTATTTCTCGTGTGATTCGGATCTCAGACTCTGTCCCTCTCCtctggaattgttttcttttaagacaCCTCAGAGAATTGGCAGctcaatagaaaatgaaatagaaaaccacTCAGAATTGCTGTTCTGTGTGTTTTCCTCCCCGGTGATATATTattcaatttcagtgtttgtgtgtgtttcagggtggagagcagtgTCTCCAGCTGGGCACAGCTCACTCAAAGATCCCAGGATTCTAGTCACACAGCAGGTCCTGTCCACTTTTGTAGCTTCTCTCCACTCATTTCATCCAAATGAAATCTAGACCATGCTCACAAGTGAAAGTAATAAAGTCCAGATGACCAAATAAACTGTTATTTCAATGTACTTGGTAATCAGCTTCCCAGGGCAGAGACAGGAGGGCACAGGGAATACTGGGCCATACATAAAAGAGCAAGATTCACATTTCTCTAGGATTCCTAGCAGATGGTGGGTGGAAAACCCCTATTTCATCTCTGTGGTCAACAGCTATGGGACAAGAGCCAGGACCCCTTCTTCCTGTCCTAGAAAGAGATGTCTCTGGGGTTTATCCAAAAAGCAAAAGGACACCTCACAGCAATGATCCATTTCAGAGATTCCCCTCACCCCCAAGACAAACCTCATGTGACTGCAGCTCTAAACCATCGCTGAAAGCGTGGGGGTGTCCTGCTTCTCCTAGTGTCTCCACTGCTAACAGCCTTTCACGGAGCAGAGAATCTGTACAGTCTTTGGAATAAATGAGCCAGTGAGCAGGGTCTCAGATTGTCTGCTACTTTCTTTAACAACCAAGGAAAATTCAATAAACAGATAATTTAGTTTTTGTGAATGAGATACAAGAAGGACATAAGCATGAATTCACTATAATTACTTTTATTATCTAATTCTTCTCCATTCAATACTATTGCTACATAAGTTCGCATTTTCAAAACAGTTCTAATTACTATTCCATTGTATTCTGTTCAGGATcacaaaacaaaatggaagacTTCCCAATCTCTTTCACAAAACAGCAAAACTCTTGTTTTTGAACTGAGCAACCAAAAATACGCTGGAATCAATATCATTCACAAAGCTAAGATACTGACGTTTCTTTAGCCTTCTCTGAAACCAAACTTTgaaaaatttctaaagaaaacagagatgaatCCCCATGTCATCACAGAGAACATGAACCAAAGATGCTACACACTGGTTCCCCCAACTGGCCCGGGCCCCCACTTCTGACTGAAGGCTGACTACTCCCTCTTCACTCACAGAGGGAAGATCAGCCTGGCTGCTGCTCTGGCTCAGGCCCCCTATTCCTCCTCCCTCGCAGCCTCTGCAGACAGGAGTGAGAAGGCCCTCAAAACCCTttgtgtgaccctgagcacaAATGCCATGACTTGCTCTTTGCTGGTCTCCGCATAGGCCCGGGGACCCCACAGGAACTCGTAGCGAGCAGGGTCACTGTCAGGCACCTGCTGGTACTCCAGGTACCTCTCCCACACCCACACTTGGGTCAGCAGCTCCCTGGGTTCCCCAAAGAAACAGTGCTCGCTCCCAACATACACCCCCATCCTGCTGAGTGCTCCCCAGACTGCCTCCTCAGGGGCCGGGTCTCCACTACACATGATCACGCTGAGGACCAGCACCAGGAGGCCAGCCTTGGGCAGGCCCTGCCCATCGCTCAGCATCTCATCACAGGTGAGGCCCAGGGTGGGGACCAAGACGTAGATGTGCTCTGTGGGATCCACCTCCTTCACCTCCACACCAAAGGCCAGCTGCAGGTACTCTAAGGCTTGACTGAAGACCACCGGGAAGTGATCCTGGTTATCCCTGAAGACATTATTCAGCATTTCTGCCAGGGAGGTCAGCTTCTTGGCTCGATACTTGAGGAGCAGGAACTTCATAAGGTTAGCcatcatctcattcagaatttctCGGGGCAAGGGCTCCACAGGAGTGGAGCAGGATGCTGGGGGGTAGGAGGCCAAGTCACGTGGGGCCTCCCCCACCTCAGCCACCAAGAGCTGCACCTCTACAGGGCCCTGGGCCTCTCCTGGCTCCTGAAGGTCTTCCTCGGGTCTGCTGAGTTCACTCATCTTGACCACGAGCACAACGCCTGAGGTCAAACAAGACACGGAAGTGAGGCCGAGGTACAGATGGGGACCAAGGGCCTCGGGGAGAGAGGAGGTGAGAGCACCCTCGGCTAAGAAACGCACCCTGGATGGTATGACACAGGCCACTTACAGGTCTCCCCTTGAGGGGTGCTCTCAGACCTCACAGGAGCGCTCCTCCTGGGAGGCCAGTCCCCTGGCTACCCGAAAGAGGAAGTGAGGTGGCTCCCCAGGGTGCGGTCAGCACAGCCCAAGATTTCTGGGGCCAACAaagtgggaggaattggggccTTCTGGGGCGCCCCTCTGTTGTGGGATAGGGAGCCTCTGGTTCACTTCAGGGCACCCTCTCACCTTGACTCCTGATACTGCCTGGATCTCCTCTGCTCTCTGAACTCAGAAAACAGGCTTCAGACTTCAGACCTCTGGCTTCACCTCCTGGTTCCTGGAGCTCCTGTGAGAGAAATGGAGGTGACAGCTAAGGGCTGTACTGTGGCACAGCCCTGAGCCTTCTGTGCTGGTAGAAGGGGGTGGACTCTGTGAGTACACCCAGTTGCGTGGTGGGTCCCTTGTAGTGCTCACCTTTCCCCCAGCATGGTCTGGACCGTCCCCTTTGGAGGAGTACAAGGAAACTCAGAACAAGACACAAGCCTGAACAGAAAGCGCTGAGGGACCCCACATGCGGCCGCACCTGCCCAGGGCTTCGCGCGGGTCCTAGGCTAGGGAGATGCTCGGTCCTCAGCTCCTCCTCACGTCCTGACTGGCCTCCCAGCACTGACCACAGGGGAGGGGATCCGCTCAGTCCAGCCTCTGCCAGCCTGAAGCCTCCGCCCGTAAAACCTCACCTCCCGAGGTCCCTAAGCCAGAGATCAAGAAACTGCTCACCCTGCTCACCCCACTCTGGGCCCTCCAAGACCCTCTTGCAAGGGTCAAGATCCCTCCCTGTTGGCATCTAACAGCCTCAGTCCTTCCTCGCATGGAGCCTGGACTCCAGGCAGGACCAGTGATTGTCCCGTCCGCCATTTTGAGACCTCGCCAGTTTCACAAGGCCTCCAGTCCCTCTGAGACCCGCACGTTAGGAAGTCAGACAGGCCGAGTGTGCTCTTCTCACCACAAAGTCTCCCAGGGCCAACTACAGGGGCGGGGATCTGTGGGGTTCTGTCGGTCCTCACTCAGGGTCCCCCCAGTCCTCCTTCAGGCACCTCACCTTGCCTCCGCGCAGGACCTGGATTCTCGCCTCTCCGCAACTGAAGCCCCGCCCCTTATACCAGGACCCCAGTCTCTTGAAGACCCGGATGTGAGGAAGTCAGCGCATGCCTGTGGTGCTCATCCTGCCCGCACGGTTGCCCTGGACTGACAACAGAGACGGGCTTCTCTGAGGTCTCCTCTGATTAGGGATCTGGGGTCCTCTAGTCCCTCTTCAGGGTCCTCAGGGTCTTCAACCCCGCAGGACCTGGGAATTGGCACCCCCCCTGAGGCCCCGCCCCATATGCGAGGTCCCCAGTCAGAGACCCGGATGTCAGGAAGTGCGACCATGCATTTTGGGCTCATCGTATCCCAGGGCTGCCAAGGACCAACAGGAGCTACAGGCTTTTCTGAGGTCTCCTCTGATTGGGGTCCAGGGTCCCCTCAGTCTCCCTCAGGGTCCTCCAATTGAAACCCTGGAGGAGCTGGGCTTCTTCCCTCTGCTCACCTGAGGCTACACCCCCTTTCCTAGGTCCCCACTTTCTCTGAGACCCAGATGTCAGGAAATGCAGCATGTGCTCATCCACCCTCAGTGCTCCCTGAGCCTTGATGTGAGGGCCCCGCCTCTGGTCGACACAAGGGGCATCCCCAGATCTGCCAGCGATCAAGATGAGGTCCCTGAGGGAGGATGTAAGGAACCCCACAGATCCCTGACCCTGCTGTCAGCCCTGGGCCACCCTGGTGGTAGGAGGAGCACTTGGCAGCCTGTTCTGACTTCCGCATCTGTGTCTCAGAGACATTAGGCAACTGTTAGAAGGGGCAGGGCCTCAGATGGGCAGTGGGAAAGATCTCAGTTCTTTTGAGAGTCAAGGTGAGGACTCTGAGGGAGGACTGAGGGGACCCTGGACCCCAGAGCAGAGTGGGCTCTGGGAGGACACAGGGCAGAAGAACACATGCTGCATTTCCTGACATCTGGGTCTCAGAGAGACTGGGGAACCTGGTACAGGGGTCTGACTTCCTAATATCCGGCTTTCAGACTGGTGTCCTAGTATGGAGAACGGACTTACTGGCATCCAAATCTCAGAAAGACTGAGGTCCtgtaggggaggggagaggaaagacTCTGAAGTCGTACCTGGAGATAAGGTGAGGTCCCTGAGGGAAGACTGAAGGGACCTCAAGTGAAGATTCTAGGGATTCCAAGGTAAGACTGATGGAACCCCACAAATCCCTGTCCCTGCCATCGGCCCTGGGAGCCCTCGGGGTGAGAAGTGCACACTAGGTCTGTCCTGATTTCCTGACATCCAGTTCTGTGAGACTGGGGACCTGGTGTGAGGAGCAGGGACTACGGTGGGGAGAGGACAGAGCCTAGGTCCTACTGGAAGTCAAGGTGAGGACCCTGAGGGAGGACTGAGGGTAGCCAGAGCTCAGAACAGAGGGAACCCTGGTAGGCCCCGGGCAGGACGACCTTGTGCCGCATTGCCTGACATCCCTGTCAGAGAGACCGGGGACCTGTTGAAAGCAGCAGAACCTCCAAATGGCAGACAGTACACTTCCAGGTCTTGTCTGGAGTCTAGGCTCCATGCAAGGAAGGACTGAGGTGGTTAGACCCCAACAGGGAGGGATCTTGGCCCTTGAAAGAGGGTTTTGGAGGGCCCAGAGTTGGGTGAGCAGTTTCTTGACCTCTGGCTTAGGGACCTCAGGAGgtgaggttttccaggcagagggcagagaggCTTCAGGTCAGCAGAGGCTGGACTCCCCAACCCCAATGGAGGACTGAGCAGACCCGTGCCCCTGTGGTCAGTGCTGGGAGGCCAGGCAGGACATGAGGAGGAGCAGAGGACTGAACATCTCCCCAGCCTAGAagctgcaggagaccctgggcagGTGCTGCCACATGTGGGGCCCCTCAGCGGTTTCTGTTCAGTCTCAGGTCTTGTTCTGAGTTTTCCTGCAGGCCCCTAGAGGGGAGGGACCAGGTTGCACCAGGGGAAAGGTGTGCACTACAAGGGAGCCCCGAGGGGACCTCCCACCACACAACTGAGGGGACCTCACAGAGTCCTCCCCTCATACCGTCAGAGAATGCTCAGGGCTGGGCCACAGGATACCACCGAGGTGCCCCCTCCATTTCTctcacaggagctgcaggaaccAGGAGGCAAAGGCAGACATCTGAGGCCCAGGTCCTGAGTTCAGAGAGCAGAGGAGGTCTAGGCAGTGCCGCGAGTCAAGGTGAGGAGGGTGCCCTGAGTGTACACCAAGGGCTCCCCATCCCAGATCAGAGGGGACCCCACAAGGGCCTAATCCCCTTACCTTGTTAGTCCCAGAAATCTCGGGCTGTGCTGACCACACCCTAGGGAGCCACCTCACTTCCTCCTTCAGGTAGCCAGGGGACTGGCCACTCCAGAGGCATGCCCCTGTGAGGTCTGAGAGCACCTTTCAAGAGGAGACCTGCAAATGGCCTGTGGCTGCCCAGGTCTGTGGTTCTCAGGTGAGGCTGTTCACAGCCCCTCTATCCACCATCCGGGCCCATGGTCCTCATCTGTCCCCATTTGCCCCCATACCTCACTCTGTGGTTTGATCGCAGGCATCATGCTTGTGGTCAAGATGATTGAGCTGAGCAAGCTCGAGGAAGACCTTCAGGACCCAGGCAAGGCCCAGGGCCCTGTGGAGGCACAGCTCTTTGGGGCTGAGGCGGGGGAGGCTGCATCCCCCTCAGCTTCCTCCCCCACAGTCTCCTGCTCCGCCCTTGCAGAGGCCTTGCCCCAGGAAGCTCTGAATGAGATGGTGGCTAACCTGGTGAAGTTCTTTCTCCTCAAGTATCTGCCCAAACAGCTGATCTCCCAAGcggaaatgctgaagaaggtcCTCAGGGATAACCAGGAGCACTTCTCAGTGGTCTTCACTCAAGCCTCACAGTGCCTACAGGTGGTCATTGGCATGGAGATGAAGGATTTGAACGCCAGGGAGCACATCTACATCATGGTCCCCACCCTGGGCCTCACCTGTGATGAGATGCTGAGCAGTGGGCAGAGCCTGCCCAAGGCCGGCTTCCTGGTGCTGGTCCTCAGCCTGATCATGCAGAATGAAGACCTGGCCCCTGAGGAGGCAGTCTTGGGAGCACTGAGCAGGATGGGGTGGTGTGTGTTGGAAGTGAGCACTGTGTCTTTGGGGAGCCCAGGGAGCTGCTGACACAAGTGTGGCTGTAAGAGGGATACCTGGAGTACCAGCAGGTGCCTGACAGCCACCCTGCTCGCTATGAGTgcctgtggggtccctgggcctATGTGGAGACCAGCAAGTGGCAAGTCATGGCATTTGTGCTCAGGGTCAAACAGAGGGCTTTGAGGGCCTTCCCACTCCTGTCTGCAGAGGCTGCAAGGGAGGAGGAATAGGGGACCTGAGCCAGAGCAGCAGCCAGGTTGATCATTCCCTCTGTGAGTGAAGAGGGAGTAGTCAGCCTTCTCAGAAGTGAGGGCCTGGGCCAGTTGGGGGAACCAGTTCATACCATCTTTGGGCTTCTGTTCTCTATGATGACATGGAGGTTCATCTGTTTTCCTTAGAAATTTTTCAAGCTTTGATTGTTTTCACAAAAGGCTAAATAAACGTCAGTGTGTTAGCTTGGTGAATGATGTTGATCACAATGTGTTTGTGCTTACCCAGTTCAAGAACAAGAGTTTTGCTGTTTTGTAAGAGATTGGAAActcttccattttgttttgtgACCCTGAAAGGGACACAATCAAATTGGAATCAGAACTGTTTTGGAAATGTGAGCTTACTTAGCAGTAATATTGATGGGGAAAGAATTAGATGATAAAAGTAATTGTAGTGAATTCATCCTTCTGTCCTTCTTGTGTGTCAttctgagagggtaacaggcaggaaggccaggggtctccaaacagaggaaataagcTGCAAGTGTctgacatttttatctctcttaagaggcagaaggaaacaaactagtgatatttttttccttctctatacaaatgtaaaaggaggtttctcttaaactgctgtgttgccataatgacacctggtttcacctgaagttattCTCAAACCTtaagttaaccaatgcatttttcttatggaaatgtttgtcttaagctatgttaatgtactatgcatttaccccagactctgtcttcaaataGGTtcacctaatggctcagaacctacttgacaaaccaatatgttatactcagatattgttcccctaatctatgtggacgaaactatttgtatggtaatctgcccttctacaagattcaagccaatcattttatggcccaggatgaatcatgtggtgccaagattatcccaaaatgcatcttatgggtgaggggcctggtgccattctgagttttaagacattcctttctttaacAAACTGCTAGTGACTATGTAACATCCAGCTGATgcctagcaggggggtactctttctgcctccttctgatgcctatgtcagaagctttctctatctcctttatactttggtaaaactttattacacaaaagctctgagcaatcaagcctcgtctctggccccagattgaattcttctcctctggaggccaagaatcccagcgtcttttCATTCAGCAACCACCTTTCAATTCTCAAAAACTAAATGATCTTTATTTGAATTTGCCTGGGTTATTTAAGGAAGTAGCAGACAATTCATCTGAGGCCCCTGCTCACTGGCTCATGTGTTCCGAAGACCTTTACGGAGTATCTGCTACAGGAAAGGCCGTGTTAGCAGTGGGGACACTAGGAGAAGCAGGACACCCCCACACCTAGAGCAAAGGTCTAGGAGCCGCAGTCACACAAGGAAGGTGGAGAGACGTCCCCTAGTCGCACTGAACAAGGCAACATGGGGCAGGGTGGTGGGGCTCCAGGAGGAGCACTCGAGTGTCAGTGCCTGAGCCAAGGTGTTTTGCAGCTTTGGGAAGCTGGGTTCCTTATGTGGGAGGTGATCATCATGAGGCTGGCTGGTGGCAGCCCTCAGACTTGCAGACAGTGTGTCTTCAGGGTGATGGCAAAATCTGAAACAGATCATTGCTGTAAGGTGTCCTTTTCCATCTTGGATAAAGCCCAGAGAGATCTCTttctggggaaggaaggaaggggtcaTAACTCTTGTCGCATTGCTGTTGATCACAGGGGCAAAGGAGGTGTTTTCTACCCCATATCTGCTAGGAATCCTGCAGAACTTTGGTCGCACTCCCTTGAAGTGGTGCCCAAGAAATGCATGGAACTACCCTTTCTTTCCTGTCCCTGGGTGATCCAGAACCCAAGGTGTTAATTAGCTTACAATTATCTTGATTGTAATTGGCCATTGTACTCAAGGACTTGACCTTCCTTGGGGCTGCAATGAAGGAAAGTAATGTCTTGGATGGAAGACCAGCTGGGGTACAGACAAAGAGTGGTTCTTGCTTCTATTTCCTGAAGCAGCTTGAGTCCTGTTGGAACACTCCTCCACACCCAAATTTAACAGGTCTTCTATGGAAATGgggcttgcctggtagctcaaatgATGAAGATTCTGCTTGCattgtgggaaacctgggttcgattcctgggtcaggaagatcacctgaagaagagcatgacaacccactccagtattcttgcccggagaattccatggacagaggagacgggcagtctacagtccatggagtagcaaagtcagacacgactgagctactaacattaTGGTCCACTATGGTCTAAGTAGCAaagtttcttagttttatttatgaAACATCCTGTTTGGCTGATTAGCTATTCCACATCTTATTGAGGTGCATATTCTCTGACAAGCCCTGGACCACAAAGCAGCCAATTCCTTCCCACAGTGGAGAGTGGAGAACAGTCTTGGGGCAATATTGGGACAGATTCCTGCCCCGACATCACAGAGGCAATGGCCACCAAGCCCTGGCAGCTGCATCCTGTCCCTCAGGTGCATCCTGCAGCCCAACAAATGGGCTCCTCAAATTGGGGGGGTTCACAAGAGAATTTAGGCCACGGGGCTTGTGACCTTCCGAGGCCCACATGCAAGTGAGGGCTGTGGGGGTCTCAGAGCACTGGTCTCAATTCCTCTGGAGCCCCAACCCTTTCCACACACCCCAGGCCGCGGTCCAACCTTCCAACTTCTCATGGCATTCTCTCAGTGCTACACAATGCCTCTGAGGTGACAAAAAGCAGGTCCATGGAATGAAGGGGACAAGGAGAATCAGAAGCACTGTGGGGCTGCTCTGTGGTTTGCTAAGAACTGACTCtgcctacaagaccttgtagaactaacacccaaaaaaggtgtcctcttcattataggggactggaatgcaaaagtaggaagtcaagaaacacctggagtaacaggcaaatttggccttggaatgtggaatgaagcagggcaaagactaacaaagttttgccaacaaaatgcactggtcatagcaaacaccctcttccaacaacacaagagaagactctacacatggacatcaccagatggtcaacaccgaaatcagattaattacattctttgcagccaaagatggagaagctctatacagtcagcaaaaacaagaccagaagctgactgtggctcagatcatgaactccttattaccaaattcagactcaaaatgaagaaagtaggggaaaccgctagaccattcaggtatgacctagatcaaatcccttatgattatatagtggaagagagaaatagatttaagggcctagatctgatagatagagtgcctgatgaactatggaatgaggttcgtgtcattgtacaggagacagggatcaagaccatccccatggaaaagaaatgcaaaaaagcaaaatggctgtctggggaggccttacaaatagctgtgaaaagaagagaagcaaaaagtaaaggagaaaaggaaagatataaacatctgaatgcagagttccaaagaatagcaagaagagataagaaagccttcttcagtgatcaatgcaaagaaatagaggaaaacaacagaatgggaaagactagaggtctcttcaagaaaattagagataccaagggaacatttcatgcaaagatgggctcgataaaagacagaaatggtatggacctaacagaagcagaagatattaagaagaggtggcaagaatacacagaagaactgtacaaaaaggatcttcatgaccaagataatcacgacggtgtgatcactcatctagagccagacatcttggaatgtgaagtcaagtgggccttagaaagcatcactacgaacaaagctagtggagttgatggaattccagtggaactatttcaaaccctgaaagatgatgctgtgaaagtgctgcactcaatatgccagcaaatttggaaaactcagcagtggccacagcactggaaaaggtcagttttcattccaatcccaaagaaaagcaatgccaaagaatgttcaaactactgcacaattgcactcatctcacacgctagtaaagtaatgttcaaaattctccaagccagggttcagcaatatgtgaaccgtgaagttcctgatgttcaagctggttttagaaaaggcagaggaaccagagatcaaattgccaacatctgctggatcatagaaaaagcaagagagttccagaaaaacatctatttctgctttattgactatgccaaagcctttgactgtgtggatcacaataaactgtggaaaattctgaaagagatggaaatacgggaccacctgacctgcctcttgagaaatctgtatgcaggtcaggaagcaacagttagaactggacatggaacaacagactggttccaaataggaaaaggagtgtgtcaaggctatatattgtcaccctgcttatttaatttatatgcagggtacatcatgagagacgctggactggaagaaacacaagctggaatcaagattgccaggagaaatatcaatcacctcagat encodes the following:
- the LOC114111437 gene encoding melanoma-associated antigen 10-like is translated as MSELSRPEEDLQEPGEAQGPVEVQLLVAEVGEAPRDLASYPPASCSTPVEPLPREILNEMMANLMKFLLLKYRAKKLTSLAEMLNNVFRDNQDHFPVVFSQALEYLQLAFGVEVKEVDPTEHIYVLVPTLGLTCDEMLSDGQGLPKAGLLVLVLSVIMCSGDPAPEEAVWGALSRMGVYVGSEHCFFGEPRELLTQVWVWERYLEYQQVPDSDPARYEFLWGPRAYAETSKEQVMAFVLRVTQRVLRAFSLLSAEAAREEE